A genomic window from Agreia sp. COWG includes:
- a CDS encoding saccharopine dehydrogenase family protein produces the protein MRILLVGAGGVGDALAKIAARRSFYEALVVTDYDLAKAQRTVAWIAAKHGAEVAARFAADRIDASDPDSVTDVARRHGATHVMNAVEPKFVPTIFAGALAADADYLDMAMSLSEPHPTDPHSETGVKLGDDQFAQAPDWETAGRLALVGMGVEPGLSDVFARYAADFLFSEIDELGTRDGANLVVRDEAGNEMFAPSFSIWTTIEECLNPPVIWEKDKGWFTTEPFSEPEIFTFPEGIGDVECVNVEHEEVLLMPRWVDAKRVTFKYGLGNEFIGILKTLHQLGLDSTVPVRVRSTDGPVEVAPRDVVAAGLPDPATLGPRMTGKTCAGLWVTGTGVDGRPREVYLYHVSDNEFTMAEYDTQCVVWQTALNPVIALELLSAGVWGGVGVLGPEAFDAKVFLDLMAAPESEGGYGQQWGLEDRLSPLIS, from the coding sequence ATGAGAATCCTTCTGGTCGGCGCCGGGGGCGTCGGCGATGCACTGGCCAAGATCGCAGCGCGGCGATCGTTCTACGAGGCTCTGGTGGTCACCGACTACGACCTTGCGAAAGCGCAGCGAACTGTGGCCTGGATCGCGGCCAAGCACGGCGCCGAGGTGGCGGCGAGATTCGCGGCCGACCGCATCGACGCATCCGACCCCGATAGCGTCACCGACGTTGCCCGGCGGCACGGCGCCACCCACGTCATGAACGCGGTCGAACCGAAGTTCGTGCCCACGATCTTCGCTGGCGCGCTGGCCGCGGATGCCGACTATCTCGACATGGCCATGAGCCTGTCCGAGCCGCACCCCACGGATCCGCACTCCGAGACGGGCGTGAAGCTCGGCGACGACCAGTTCGCGCAGGCGCCCGACTGGGAGACCGCGGGGCGGCTCGCCTTGGTCGGCATGGGCGTGGAGCCGGGGCTCAGCGACGTCTTCGCACGCTACGCCGCAGACTTTCTCTTCAGCGAGATCGACGAGCTCGGCACCCGTGACGGCGCCAATCTGGTGGTGCGCGACGAGGCCGGCAACGAGATGTTCGCGCCGAGCTTCTCGATCTGGACCACGATCGAGGAATGCCTCAACCCACCGGTGATCTGGGAGAAAGACAAGGGCTGGTTCACGACGGAGCCGTTCTCCGAACCCGAGATCTTCACCTTTCCCGAGGGCATCGGCGACGTGGAGTGCGTCAACGTCGAGCATGAGGAGGTGCTGCTGATGCCACGCTGGGTCGATGCCAAGCGCGTCACCTTCAAGTACGGCCTCGGCAACGAGTTCATCGGCATCTTGAAGACCCTGCACCAGCTCGGCCTCGACTCCACCGTTCCCGTGAGGGTGCGCTCCACTGACGGGCCGGTCGAGGTGGCTCCCCGCGACGTCGTCGCCGCCGGCCTGCCCGACCCTGCGACACTGGGGCCCCGAATGACGGGCAAGACCTGCGCCGGACTCTGGGTCACGGGCACGGGAGTCGACGGCCGCCCCCGCGAGGTCTACCTGTACCACGTCAGTGACAACGAGTTCACGATGGCCGAGTACGACACCCAGTGCGTGGTGTGGCAGACCGCGCTCAATCCGGTGATCGCCCTCGAGCTGCTGAGCGCCGGGGTCTGGGGCGGGGTCGGAGTGCTCGGCC